A single window of Leptospira neocaledonica DNA harbors:
- a CDS encoding Sec-independent protein translocase subunit TatA/TatB, whose protein sequence is MYAPLAFLNLGPWEIFFILGLALLLFGGKRLPSLAKDLGDGIRQFRKSLSGDSESESAKIQEPETKPTAPTSSPKKSKKSA, encoded by the coding sequence ATGTACGCACCACTCGCATTTTTAAATTTAGGCCCTTGGGAAATCTTTTTCATACTAGGTTTAGCTCTCCTGCTTTTCGGGGGCAAGCGACTTCCCTCTTTAGCTAAGGATTTAGGAGACGGAATCCGCCAATTCCGCAAGTCTCTTTCTGGAGATTCCGAATCTGAATCCGCTAAAATCCAGGAACCTGAAACTAAACCGACGGCTCCGACTTCTTCCCCTAAAAAATCCAAAAAATCCGCTTAA